In Manis javanica isolate MJ-LG chromosome X, MJ_LKY, whole genome shotgun sequence, the DNA window ttcttagagctGTGTTTATTGACCAAGTTCTGTCACACAGGAAAATAatcctgcctctttccccaccccacccctcaggAATTACATCTGCCAGGCTATTCCACACCTTTCCTTCTGGTAGAAGTCAAAGTCTGTTTCCTCTAGAAGAAAACCAAGGGATGGTTTTCTTGTAGCAGTATGGTGATGTTGGTTGCAAAATGTCAGTTATGGTTAACAAACCccataaaatttttttcatttgtaggaAAACAAGGCTATTCAGTAACTCATTAACTAAATTATCAATAATATGGATGGAAGCACAGTTGACATCATTATTCTGTAATAGAAAAAGCATTAAATTGACATCAAGAGATCTGATTTATAGTTTAGTTCTACCACTGACTGACTGTGACTTTGGGTCAATTACTTAACCTCTGTAGACCCTCtgttttcctgtctgtaaaatgagaaaaatgacattaGGTAGCTTCTAAGGCTCCTTTCAACTTTCAGACACAATAGGAAAATCTAAGTAGCTCAGTAGAACGTTCCTTGTGGAGATAAAGGGGAAATTGGGAAAATATCAGTCGTTATGTTTAATGTtggcttttcttttaatttctaattgaAAGTGTATAGTCTTCCTTTTTACTTCCCTGAAGAATAAGGAAATGCCTTTGGAGGAAATTGAAATGTTAATTTCACCCCACATATGCCTACATTGACTCAGTTATCatccaaaacatttattttcattatgggCTTTTATTACATCATGTAGTTGGTATACTGTATTGGAAACCATTTAGTCTTAGAAACAAAAGGGTAACTACTAACATATATGATGTCAATCTTGAGAAACTTGATTTAGGTGTACTCAGAACACCTAAGGACAGCAGCCGTGAGTTAAAGCACTAGGTTGAGAACAGAAATGCCAGCACAGACACCATTGGTGATTTGCCAGTTGTAGGTGGTTTTATGTCTTCAATTAAAGTTTTGGTATAAGTCCATTTATATCTGCAGaggttatttaaataatataatgcaCACATATCAAAGGAAATTCCTTTAAAGAGAATGATGGACAATCTCTGTAACATTGGTTTCTAGGGTTAATTTAGTAGTTGATTGATTAAATCCCCATAGATGAGGTACAAAAATAGCCTCCCAGAAAATTCTTCTGCATGGAGGTGCTGATGCAAAGTTCCAGGTTATATGGAGGAGTAGATCCTAAAGATCTTTTTCTTCTTCGTAGGAGAAATGCTTTCTGAAAGCAGTTCATTTTTGAAGGGTATGATGCTCGGAAGCATCTTCTGTGCCTTGTTCACAATGCTAGGACACATTAGGATTGGTCATGGAAGTAGAATGCACCACCATGAGCATCATCACCTACAAGCTCCTAATAAAGAAGATATATTGAAAATTTCAGAGGTTGAACGCGTGGAGCTCAGTAAGAATTTTCGGGTATACTGTATCATCCTTGTAAAACCCAAAGATGTGAGTCTTTGGGCTGCAGTGAAGAACACTTGGACCAAACACTGTGACAAAGCAGAGTTCTTCAGTTCTGAAAACGTTAAAGTGTTTGAGTCAAttaacatggaaacaaatgatatgTGGTTAATGATGAGAAAAGCTTACAAATACGCCTTTGACAAATATAGAGACCAATACAACTGGTTCTTCCTTGCACGCCCCACTACATTTGCTGTTattgaaaacttaaaatattttttgttaaaaaaggaTCCATCACAACCTTTCTATCTAGGCCACACTATAAAATCTGGAGACCTTGAATATGTGAGTATGGAAGGAGGGATTGTCTTAAGTATAGAATCAATGAAAAGACTTAATAGTCTTCTCACTATCCCTGAAAAGTGTCCTGAACAAGGAGGGATGATTTGGAAGATATCTGAAGATAAACAGCTAGCGGTCTGCCTGAAATATGGTGGAGTGTTTGCAGAAAATGCAGAAGATTCTGAAGGAAAAGATGTATTTAATACCAAATCTGTTGGCCTTTTCATTAAAGAGGCAATGACTAATCACCCTAACCTGGTAGTAGAAGGATGTTGTTCAGATATGGCTGTTACGTTTAACGGACTGACTCCTAATCAAATGCACGTGATGATGTATGGGGTATACCGCCTCCGAGCATTTGGGCATGTTTTCAATGATGTATTGGTTTTCTTACCTCCAAATGGTTCTGACAATGACTGAGAAGTGGAACAAAAGCGTGTGTATGATCACCATCTACAACATGTGTTGCCATTATTTGTAGTAAAACTACATATCTAAAACAGGagtatgttttgtttctttttcagtttgGTGGCACTAGTTTAATTGCACATTAAAGTTTAGTAGTACATTTTCACATagggtgggttttttttcctttaaaacactTGTGAAAATTTCAATCatgttggaaaaaaatgtttgataataatttttcaaataaaagatgtatttacaaatatgataaattataaattataaacattaaaatacGTGGCATATTTTTGCTGATtggttaaaaattttaatgtctttttagctttttaagaTATGCAAATGAAACCTAGGTGTGAATTTGATTCAAGTAAAACTTTCAGCTGTgggtttctattgttttttttggtttggttgactaatttttttaattgaagtatagttgatagacaatattatattggtttcaaatatataacacagttcaacagttacccatattattaaatcctcatcccagcAAGTGGGTTACTATCTAtccacatagaaagatgttacagaatcattggctatattctccatgctgcactccCATCCCCACGACCAActtataattgaaatttttatactcacatttatccccctcatcctccccactcACCTACTCCAACCCATCCCCCATTGTAACCtccagtcacctctcagtgtctgtgaatctagtgctgttttgtttttagattccacatgcaagtaaaatcatacagtatttgtctttttctgcctggcttatttcatttagcataataccctctagggcaaatggtaggatttgtttatggctgaataatattccattgtgtatatataccacatcttcctaatccattcatctattgatggaaacttaggttgctttcatattttggctattataaataatgaaacaaacaggtgcatatatcttcacaaatcagagattttgtttccttcatgaagtaaattcctagaagtggagttactgcatcatatggtatttatatttttagtttcttgaggaacctctatactgttttccatagtggttgcaccaatgtACATGCCCActaacagtgcaggagggttcccttttctctgcatcctaacaaacacttgttatttcttgtcttttggatagtggccatcctaactggtttgaggtgatatctcattgtggatttgatttgcatttccctcatagtCAGTGATGAGCATCTtctcatttgcctgttggccatctgaatttcttctttggagaagtgtctgctcatatctgtttcttctttggaataatgttcaggtcctctgcccatttttaatcagcttttttttttgtattgagttgtatgagttctttatatattttggatgttaaccccttatcagataaatcatttacaaatatattctcccatactttatgttgcctttttgttttgttggtgacctttgctgtatggaagcttcttagtttgatgttccactgttcattttttcttttgtttcccttgtccagggagacatgtccagaaaaaaattgctcatgcatatgttcaagagatttttgcctatgttttcttctaagagttgtatggtttcataccttatatttaggtatttgatccattctgagtctacttttgtgtgtggagttagacagtaatgtttcattctcttgcatgtagctgtccagttttgccaacaccatttattgaagagactgtccttcccccattgtgtattcatgcctcctttgttgtatattaattgaccatctatgcatgggtttatttctggtctatTTTGTTCCAGTGATCTaggggtctgttcttttgcctgcaccatactgttttgattgctatagctttatagtatagcttgaagccagggaccatgagacaccccacccccacccccagcttttttgttctttctcaagattgctttggctagttggggtattttgtggttccatatgaattttagggttatttcctctagttccttgaaaaatgctattggtattttgataaggattacattatatctgtagattgctttgggcaggatggctattttgacaatattaattcttcctatccatgagcatggatagatttccatttactggtgtctttaatttctctcatgaatgtcttatagttttcagagtagaggtctttcacctccttgatcggatttactcctaggtattttattctttttgatgcaatttaagtggagttgttttcctgatttccatttctgctagtttgttgttagcatatagaaatgcaacaagtttctgtatatattgattttgtatcctacaacattgctaaatccagttattctaatagttttttggtggagtctttagggttttctctgtatagtatcatgtcacctgcaaatagtgacagttttacttcttaccagtttggatgccttttatctctttatcttgtctgactgccatgaCTAGAACTTCCTCCATTACTTCTAATGTTGGTTTATGTTCTAAGCCTCCACAAGTGCCAATGGATTTGTTTTCTCAAAATATACACCAAGCAGCAAAAGAAACATTCCCAACCAATGTTAAAGTGTAGCTAAAATCTCTGCCTGAGAAAGTGAAAATTACTTACAAAGGTTAATAATTTTCCTGAGAGTTAATTTATCAGTGTTCTTCAGCATACACAATTTCAGTCTAACCCTCTGTACTTCTCTATGCAGATACTGAAATTGGAGTGGTGACTATAatgaaaagtctttttttttggctgtttGATATAgtatttatgtttaattttttttattttcatatcattaatctacaattacatgagcaacattatggttactagactccccccatcatcaagtccccaccagataccccattacagtcactgtccatcagcgtagtaagatgctatagaatcactactggtctctgtgttgtacagccctccccgtgcatccccctacattatgtctgctaatcattttttcccccttgtacctcccttcccacccttagAAGTGATGGTTATATTGACAGGATGcatacattttcaattttttcctttcattataaATCAGTTTTAGTGGATACTTTAGAAATTGGAAGATTTTGAGTTTCCTGTAGAACCTTGAGAGACATATTCTCAAAATTAAGGAACCTAGataaacaaagttaaaatatttaccacattttgtttgggtatacatttatttcatatttccattaatatataaataatttctctTACTAATTTCTcatgaacaacaaaaaagtgaaatatttattataatgaaaTACCTCCACAAATTTAGTCATTTGCCATTCTTATATCTTCTTCTGAAGTACTATGCTTAGAAATACTGTATCCTAATTACCTGATTTGTATACAGAGGGGGAACTTGGCTGCATATAATCCTTATTTGACAAATGCCATAAGACCTTCTGTTTGGAGACTATCAAATTCCTCAAATTGGGAATGTTCATGACTACCGCAGGGATAAACCCAGCTGCTTGTTTTAGGtccagaacattttttaaaaaggaaaaatgcagctGCCAACAGACCACCACCAAACCAATATAAAGTCTGCCAGAAGAGAATTGATCAGGCCTTTATATTACTGCACAATGGCACAACCATCTGAGTTGGAAGGCTGAACTGTTGCAACTCCAAGacatctgtattttctttaccTTCTCACATTGGATACAACCTAAGGAATACTTTTATATTGACTCGTGTAATTTACAAATCTTGATGACTGAAATTGGAAAAGTATTAGTAACTTCCTCCTGGCTTTATAAATTGTTAACAGGCTGTCAACATTACCCaggtttttaaaactataaatttaCTCACTAGACTAGGAGCTCCTTAAGGGCAAGGGTCACTTGTATATTACTCATCTTTGTGCCACATcacctggaacatagtaaatattcaataaatgcccACTGAGTTGAAATGACCTTGGCTGAGTGTCAGATACACAGAAATGGCTAGACTATAGGTTGACTTGACACAAAATACATCCTGAAActaaaaatgaactgaagacaCATTGCCTGAGAGAAATAGGTTCTCCCTATATTCCTGTTCTCAGGAATGTTGGTAAACTCAGTTTCCTTTAAGCAGAGGGCCTAAAGAGGCTGATATATCTGCTAGTTTAATCTCTTTGAATTGGCTTCCCTGTGTGACCTCATGTTTAGACACTGACCAGGCTCCCACATGTAGAGTGACACCCCTGATTAACACCAGGATCTGATGCCTCAGACCCAGGTGAAGGAGGAAAC includes these proteins:
- the C1GALT1C1 gene encoding C1GALT1-specific chaperone 1, with amino-acid sequence MLSESSSFLKGMMLGSIFCALFTMLGHIRIGHGSRMHHHEHHHLQAPNKEDILKISEVERVELSKNFRVYCIILVKPKDVSLWAAVKNTWTKHCDKAEFFSSENVKVFESINMETNDMWLMMRKAYKYAFDKYRDQYNWFFLARPTTFAVIENLKYFLLKKDPSQPFYLGHTIKSGDLEYVSMEGGIVLSIESMKRLNSLLTIPEKCPEQGGMIWKISEDKQLAVCLKYGGVFAENAEDSEGKDVFNTKSVGLFIKEAMTNHPNLVVEGCCSDMAVTFNGLTPNQMHVMMYGVYRLRAFGHVFNDVLVFLPPNGSDND